The bacterium genome segment ACAAAAAATCGGTCGTACGCGAATATGCCGAGGCCATTCTGATTGCGCTGGCGCTGGCGCTGTTCGTCCGCACCTTCGTTGTTCAGGCGTTCAAGATTCCATCCGGCTCAATGGAAGAGACCCTTCTCATCGGCGATCATATTCTCGTCAACAAATTCATCTACTGGTTCCGGGAACCCCGCCGGGGAGATGTCATCGTTTTTCGGTTTCCGCGCGATGAGAGCCGGGATTTCATCAAGCGCGTTGTCGGTCTTCCGGGCGAGATCGTGATGGTTCGCGGGCAACGAGTGTACATCAACTGTTCCACTCCGAATGCCCCGCAGACGTGTATCCCCATGGGCGATCGGGATTTCGCCATTTACAGGGGCGGGAGCGAAGGGATGGACTGGGGGCCGAGACAAATCCCCCCGGGCCATCTTTTCGTCATGGGGGACAACCGGAACAACAGCCAGGACAGCCGCTCTTGGGGTTTTCTGAAGATCGGCGAGCGGCGCGATTTCATCCCCCTGAGCCTGGGGGGATATTCCCTCGCGCTTCCCTTTCCCTGTTCCCTGTGGTCCGCGCTTTGCTGGGAAGACAAGATTCGCGGCGCGGCCTTCATCATCTACTGGTCCTGGAACGGTGATAACGGCTCCATCCGCTGGAGCCGCATCGGCAAGCTAATCCATTAACGACGCCTCCCCGGCATCTTTCATGAGATGGCGCAGCTTTTCCGTTGCGCCCGTCTCGTCTTCCCAGTAGTTCCACATGGCCCGAACGCCTTTCGGCGACCAGCGCCGGGGGGCCGACGCCGGGCCGAGGAGCGCGAGGGTGGGCGCTCCGCATAGGGCAGCCAGATGGCTGACGCCGGAGTCGCCACCCAGATAGGCGCGCGCCCGGGCGAGCACGCCCGCCAGCACCGCCGAGCGCGGATTTTCGAGCGCAGGAACGTTTCCACCCCATTCGCGTTCAAACATTCTGCAGGCCGCATCGTCCGCCAGCCCTTGAATGAGCAGTGGCCGCGCGCCAGTCATCTCGCAAAAAGAGCGGGCGAGGCGGGCGAGGCGCTCAGGGGGCGGCCATTTCTGTCTCCCGCCCCCTCCCGGATGAAGGGCGAGAAAGGACTTGTCCCCCCCCATCAGCGGGCGAAGGAGGGCGTCGGCAGCTTTGAGACTCGCCCGCGAGGGATGAAGAGGCGCAGGAGCACTTGGGCCGGCTTGGGGAGCGATCAGTGCGAGACTCTCCCGCATCCAGTCGAGGATATGAATGGCGCGCTCTTCGGGCGGAAATGGAGAAGCCACAACGGAGGTCTTCGGGCGAAGCGCCCCGAGCCGGCGGGAGAGCGCCCCCTCCGCGTCGAGGCTGAAGAAAACCAGGACATCGTATGCACCAAGGAGGCCGGAAAGATTGTCGTCGTCCGCCGTTCCGGCTTCCATGGGCAGCAGATGGAAGGGCGGCGCGCCGGCGTCAAGAAGATGGTCGGCGCGTCCTGCGTCGAGGAGCGGTGCCCCGTAGGCGGGATCCGCGGCGAGGGTGATTTCGCCCACGGGGAAATTCCGTCTCAAGGTGTCGAGCGCCGCCAGCGTCAGCAGGGTGTCGCCGAATGCCCCCAGCCGGTGGATCAGAATTCGCGGGTTCCGGGCGGTGCTTGTCACCATGCGTCCAGTGCGCGGGCGATCCGGGCGAAGTCTTCGGCTTCGAGCGTTTCGGCGCGCGTATTCGGGTCGATGCCGGCGTCATCGAGGATCGCGCTCCAGTCAATTGCACTGTCCCCGGCGCCGCGTATCGTGCGGAGGTTATTGAAGAGCGTCTTGCGCCGGTGCGCGAAGGCGGCCCGGATGAGTTGAAAGTAACGATCGGTGTCGGGAACTTCGACCGGCGGCGCCGGCCGGGCGCGAAGGCGCATGAGTGCGGAATCCACTTTGGGAGGCGGATGAAACGCCCCGGGGAGAACCCTCCGGGCGAGTTCTACCTCGTAATGGTGCCCTATCCACAGCGTGAGGCTGCCGTAATCCTTCCCGCCGGGCGGTGCCGTGAGCCTGAGGCCGACCTCCCGCTGCACCATCACGACAAGCAGGGGAAACCGCTCTTTCCGCCTGCATATGCGGGAGAGAAGCCCCGATGCGATCTGGTAGGGAAGATTGGCGATCACTTTCGCCGGGGCGGGGAAAGTGTCGAGGTCGAGCTGCATGGCGTCGCCTTCCACGACCTGAAGATTTTCCTCGGCCGCCTCCATCTCCCGAAGGACTGGAATCAGATTCCGGTCTATCTCCACGGCGATGACCCGCGCGCCGGTCTCGAGAAGCGCCCGGGTGAGCGTTCCGTCGCCGGCTCCGATCTCCAGAACGCAGTCACCCTGGTCGATCTCGCCCAGCTCGATGATGTGGCGGAGCACGCCGGGGGCGCGGAGGAAGTGTTGGCCGAAGCGATTTTGCGGGGTGTGGGACATCGTCTTCTGTGAGCGGAGATGGTGGGGCCGGTCACCGGGCCCTGGAATCTGGAGAAATGGTGGCCCGGGGGAAGGCCGGGGTCAAGGCGGATTTCCGCAGGTTTTGTGAGGGGAAATTCCGAGCTTTCCATGGCCGCCGGGCGCCCGGTTCGGGGCCGGGGAGAAGCGCTCGGGATGAGGCGGAAAAACGGGCGGCAACATTGATTTTTATCCGCCGCGCCTTTAGTATCCCGGGCGCAAGTGATTTACTGAGAGGGAGGCGGAAGAATATGGGCTTCGTCTCTTTCGGCTTCCATGAGTCTCTGGAAAACTGCGGGTTATGGGGTTTCCATTCTCAAGCGAAGCGGGCTTGTGAGACTTGGTCTATATCTGTAATTGCGGGACTGTCCTGCTACTTGATTTCGTTTCGGGAGCCGGTCTTGGCTCCCTTATCCCAGATCGGCCAGACAGGGAGTGCTGAATGAGCATCAAATTCAAGAAACTTGTCGCCCCGAAAGAAGGGACCCGCATCACCTTTAAGGGCGGGAAACCCCAGATTCCGAACGACCCCATCGTCTGCTACGTCCGCGGGGACGGCATCGGCGTGGACATCACCCCGGTGATGATAGATGTCGTGGACGCGGCCGTGGAAAAAGCATTCAAGGGAAAGAAACGGATCGAGTGGTTCCGCGTCATGGCAGGCGAAGACGCCGAGGAAATGTACGGCGAGCTGATGCCCGATGAGACCATGCAGGCTATCCGCCACTACTATTTTGCCATCAAGGGTCCCCTCTATACCCCGAT includes the following:
- the lepB gene encoding signal peptidase I produces the protein MSREEREANGYKKSVVREYAEAILIALALALFVRTFVVQAFKIPSGSMEETLLIGDHILVNKFIYWFREPRRGDVIVFRFPRDESRDFIKRVVGLPGEIVMVRGQRVYINCSTPNAPQTCIPMGDRDFAIYRGGSEGMDWGPRQIPPGHLFVMGDNRNNSQDSRSWGFLKIGERRDFIPLSLGGYSLALPFPCSLWSALCWEDKIRGAAFIIYWSWNGDNGSIRWSRIGKLIH
- the rsmA gene encoding 16S rRNA (adenine(1518)-N(6)/adenine(1519)-N(6))-dimethyltransferase RsmA, with amino-acid sequence MSHTPQNRFGQHFLRAPGVLRHIIELGEIDQGDCVLEIGAGDGTLTRALLETGARVIAVEIDRNLIPVLREMEAAEENLQVVEGDAMQLDLDTFPAPAKVIANLPYQIASGLLSRICRRKERFPLLVVMVQREVGLRLTAPPGGKDYGSLTLWIGHHYEVELARRVLPGAFHPPPKVDSALMRLRARPAPPVEVPDTDRYFQLIRAAFAHRRKTLFNNLRTIRGAGDSAIDWSAILDDAGIDPNTRAETLEAEDFARIARALDAW